The DNA window CTACCTTCAAAAAGCTTTGGCAAGAACCAGTAAAAGACTGAATCCAGAATATCGTCAAGGTCTGCGAGTCTTCCTTTTCCTTTGTCCTTGCACGCTAGAAAACCTTCTTCCGGTTCAACTATTTCATAGCCAAGTTTTTTTAGTTTTTCTAAGTTTTCTTGGGTAGTAGGATTTTCGTACATTCTACTGTTCATTGCGGGACATACAATCCCTTTTCCAAAGCATAGGGCGAGCTCTGTAACAGGATTATCAGCAATTCCGTAGGCCATTTTTGCAATTGTGTTTGCAGTAGCTGGTGCTACCAAAAAAAGGTCTCCCCAACTTGCTAAAGAGGTGTGCTGAACAAAAGTTACCGTTTCATCAAGGTTGTCAAAATAGACAGGACTTCCAGAGAGGATTTGAAGAGTTAACTTTGGAACAAATTTTAATGCAGAGGGTGTTGTAGCTACTCTAACTTCTGCTCCCATTTTTTGAAGTTTCCTTAAAAGTTCAACCGACTTATAAGCTGCTATGCTTCCTGTAATTCCAAGAACAATTTTTTTACCTTCTATCATCTTTCTCCTTCTTTCCCATAGGTTTTAGTTTCATTTCTTGTCCCAAATAGAGGCTAAAGCCAAAGCTTGTTGTGTAGCTTGTAATTATCGCAGCTGTCATGGGAATTACAACATCTGCGTGAGTCATCTCAGTAATCATCACAATGGCAGCAAGAGGGGTTTTTGCTCCTGCAGCTAAGGCTGCTCCCATTCCAGCCAAAGTAAAAACAACAAGTTGGTCAGGGAAGAGGTATCCAAAAGCGTT is part of the Desulfurobacteriaceae bacterium genome and encodes:
- the coaBC gene encoding bifunctional phosphopantothenoylcysteine decarboxylase/phosphopantothenate--cysteine ligase CoaBC — protein: MIEGKKIVLGITGSIAAYKSVELLRKLQKMGAEVRVATTPSALKFVPKLTLQILSGSPVYFDNLDETVTFVQHTSLASWGDLFLVAPATANTIAKMAYGIADNPVTELALCFGKGIVCPAMNSRMYENPTTQENLEKLKKLGYEIVEPEEGFLACKDKGKGRLADLDDILDSVFYWFLPKLFEGRKVVITAGATREYIDPVRFISNPSSGKMGFSLAKVFKGLGADVVLITGKTHLRTPYKVKRIDIETV